A single region of the Streptomyces sp. NBC_01803 genome encodes:
- a CDS encoding bifunctional FO biosynthesis protein CofGH, which yields MTTSAQVPTVNSMRRALRRARDGVALDVGETAVLLQARGPDLEELAAAAARVRDAGLEAAGRPGVITYSKKVFIPLTRLCRDRCHYCTFVTVPGKLRRAGHGMFLSPDEVLDIARRGAETGCKEALFTLGDKPEDRWPEARAWLEAEGYDDTLAYVRAMAVRVLEETGLLPHLNPGVLSWTDFQRLKPVAPSMGMMLETTATRLWSEPDGPHFGSPDKEPAVRLRVLEDAGRSNVPFTTGVLIGIGEDFTERAESLFAIRKVARAYRGIQEVIIQNFRAKPDTAMRAMPDAELAELAATVAVTRLLLGPAARVQAPPNLVDEEYALLIRAGIDDWGGVSPLTPDHVNPERPWPHIDDLAARTATAGFTLRERLTIYPEFVKRGEPWLDPRLLPHVTALADPETGLAREDAIPRGLPWQEPDEPLTAAGRTDLHRSIDTEGRTADRRDDFDEVYGDWAELKEMAAPGMLAERIDTDVRAALAVAADDPVRLTDDQALALLHADGPALDALTRIADDLRRDTVGDEVTYIVTRNINFTNVCYTGCRFCAFAQRRTDADAYTLSLDQVADRAEQAWEVGAVEVCMQGGIHPDLPGSAYFDIARAVKERVPGMHVHAFSPMEVVNGASRTGMSIRDWLIAAKEAGLDTIPGTAAEILDDEVRWILTKGKLPTETWIEVISTAHELGLRSSSTMMYGHVDQPRHWLGHLRTLARIQQANEEKGVPGFTEFVTLPFIHTNAPVYLAGIARPGPSPRDNRAVTAMARLLLHPHITNIQTSWVKLGTEGAAEMLRSGANDLGGTLMEETISRMAGSTYGSYRSVADLRAIAEAAGRPSRLRTTTYGEVPAERVERALAADGHLPRLLPVVGGEA from the coding sequence ATGACAACTAGCGCGCAGGTACCGACGGTGAACTCGATGCGGCGCGCGCTGCGCCGGGCTCGCGACGGGGTGGCCCTCGACGTGGGCGAGACGGCCGTGCTGCTCCAGGCCCGGGGCCCCGACCTGGAGGAGCTGGCCGCGGCGGCGGCCCGGGTCAGGGACGCCGGCCTGGAGGCCGCCGGGCGGCCCGGCGTGATCACTTACTCCAAGAAGGTGTTCATCCCGCTGACCCGCCTGTGCCGGGACCGCTGCCACTACTGCACGTTCGTGACCGTGCCCGGCAAGCTGCGGCGGGCCGGGCACGGCATGTTCCTGTCGCCGGACGAGGTCCTCGACATCGCCCGCCGGGGTGCGGAGACGGGCTGCAAGGAAGCCCTGTTCACGCTCGGCGACAAGCCCGAGGACCGTTGGCCGGAGGCCCGCGCCTGGCTGGAAGCCGAGGGGTACGACGACACCCTCGCCTATGTGCGGGCCATGGCCGTGCGGGTGCTGGAGGAGACCGGCCTGCTGCCGCACCTCAACCCCGGTGTGCTGTCGTGGACCGACTTCCAGCGGCTCAAGCCCGTCGCGCCCTCGATGGGCATGATGCTGGAGACGACCGCCACCCGGCTGTGGTCCGAGCCGGACGGGCCGCACTTCGGCTCGCCGGACAAGGAGCCGGCCGTGCGGCTGCGGGTGCTGGAAGACGCCGGCCGGTCCAACGTGCCGTTCACCACGGGCGTGTTGATCGGCATCGGGGAGGATTTCACCGAGCGCGCCGAGTCGTTGTTCGCGATACGCAAGGTCGCCCGCGCCTACCGGGGCATCCAGGAAGTCATCATCCAGAACTTCCGGGCCAAGCCCGACACGGCGATGCGCGCCATGCCCGACGCCGAGCTGGCCGAGCTGGCCGCCACCGTCGCCGTGACCCGGCTGCTCCTGGGCCCGGCCGCCCGCGTCCAGGCCCCGCCGAACCTGGTGGACGAGGAGTACGCGCTGCTCATCCGGGCCGGCATCGACGACTGGGGCGGCGTCTCCCCGCTGACCCCGGACCACGTCAACCCCGAGCGCCCCTGGCCGCACATCGACGACCTCGCCGCCCGCACCGCCACGGCCGGTTTCACGCTGCGCGAACGTCTCACCATCTACCCCGAGTTCGTCAAGCGCGGCGAGCCCTGGCTGGACCCGCGGCTGCTGCCGCACGTGACCGCCCTCGCCGACCCGGAGACCGGCCTCGCCCGCGAGGACGCCATCCCGCGCGGCCTGCCCTGGCAGGAGCCGGACGAGCCGCTGACCGCCGCCGGGCGCACGGACCTGCACCGTTCCATCGACACCGAGGGCCGCACCGCCGACCGGCGGGACGACTTCGACGAGGTCTACGGGGACTGGGCCGAGCTCAAGGAGATGGCCGCGCCGGGCATGCTGGCGGAGCGGATCGACACCGACGTCCGCGCGGCCCTGGCCGTCGCGGCCGACGACCCGGTGAGGCTCACCGACGACCAGGCCCTCGCCCTGCTGCACGCAGACGGCCCCGCCCTGGACGCGCTCACCCGCATCGCCGACGATCTGCGCCGCGACACCGTCGGGGACGAGGTGACGTACATCGTCACCCGCAACATCAACTTCACCAACGTCTGTTACACCGGCTGCCGGTTCTGCGCGTTCGCCCAGCGCCGCACCGACGCCGACGCCTACACCCTCTCCCTGGACCAGGTCGCCGACCGCGCCGAGCAGGCATGGGAGGTCGGCGCGGTCGAGGTCTGCATGCAGGGCGGCATCCACCCCGACCTGCCCGGCAGCGCCTACTTCGACATCGCCCGCGCGGTGAAGGAGCGTGTCCCGGGCATGCACGTCCACGCCTTCTCGCCGATGGAGGTCGTCAACGGCGCCTCCCGCACCGGCATGTCGATCCGTGACTGGCTGATCGCCGCCAAGGAGGCCGGACTCGACACCATCCCCGGCACCGCCGCCGAGATCCTCGACGACGAGGTGCGCTGGATTCTCACCAAGGGCAAGCTGCCCACCGAGACCTGGATCGAGGTCATCTCCACCGCCCACGAGCTCGGCCTGCGCTCCTCCTCCACCATGATGTACGGGCACGTGGACCAGCCCCGGCACTGGCTCGGCCACCTGCGCACCCTCGCCCGCATCCAGCAAGCCAACGAGGAGAAGGGCGTTCCCGGCTTCACCGAGTTCGTCACGCTCCCGTTCATCCATACCAACGCCCCGGTCTACCTGGCCGGCATCGCCCGCCCCGGCCCCAGCCCCCGCGACAACCGCGCGGTCACCGCCATGGCCCGGCTCCTGCTCCACCCGCACATCACCAACATCCAGACCAGCTGGGTCAAGCTCGGCACCGAGGGCGCCGCCGAGATGCTGCGCTCCGGCGCCAACGACCTCGGCGGCACGCTG
- a CDS encoding AfsR/SARP family transcriptional regulator has translation MVKAEGTTGGHTAALHFAVLGPVHARQGDRPLPSGSPQQRALLATLLLRRGRTATAQELVNALWGEEPPREAVAALRTYAARLRKSLVPRSGVLVTELGGYALRLAEGDELDVDTVGRLTSAAEKCAAAGDLIGAHELYGRALALWDGEALGGLPGPEAEIQRARLEEQRLSLIEQRLDVGLQAGLHAESVSELTALTTTYPMRERLRELLMLALYRSGRQAEALAVYNDARRLLIDELGVEPRAELADLQQRILNRDESLTLVAAPSSAPVATVRPAQLPAAVPDFTGRAAFVDELGAQLATAGGRVMAVSAVAGIGGVGKTTLAVQVAHAARDHFPDGQLYVDLQGAGAGPADPEAVLGAFLRALGAQDAAIPDGVAERAALYRSLLDGKRVLTLLDNARDAAQVRHLLPGTPGCATLITSRVRMVDLAGAHLVDLDVMSPEEALTLFTRIVGTERVTTERKAAMDVVAACGFLPLAIRIAASRLAARRTWTVSVLARKLSDERRRLDELQAGDQAVKATFELGYGQLEREQARAFRLLGLADGPDISLAAAAAVLDRDEEAAEAILEGLVDTSLLESAAPGRYRFHDLVRLFARACAERDEQPPAERDAALARLLDFYLATTARVRGLERPGDRLVAHLAPTKYPGLAFGSEEDGLEWVFSEGECLLTCVRQSAAAGPGALRRAVDILLATQDLAESGAFSRQYKRATQVVLDTAEATGATLVEGRARMLLSHVHSVGGRFEESDAEAVRAILLARAAEDPMPYGYTVNDRGILALYQERYDDAEAYFTRALESFREDGNRSCEATALSNISRVHLATGRIESAVSLAQQAPPIFVELGATLRLANANYALGMALAQAGQADDALARLRQALTTFRDKRQRLWEGMTLFRLAEAHLALADPAQAAPFAEQALATLRDIGGGWRRAQVLTVLGRALSGIGQAGRARACWEQALAVFEKLGSKDSVEVRNLLASLTV, from the coding sequence ATGGTCAAGGCTGAGGGGACCACGGGGGGTCATACGGCTGCCTTGCACTTCGCTGTGCTGGGACCGGTCCACGCACGGCAGGGTGATCGGCCCCTGCCGTCCGGTTCACCTCAGCAACGGGCTTTGCTGGCCACGCTGTTGCTGCGGCGCGGCCGGACGGCCACCGCGCAGGAGCTGGTGAACGCCCTGTGGGGCGAGGAGCCGCCGCGCGAGGCCGTGGCCGCGCTGCGCACGTATGCCGCCCGGCTGCGCAAGTCGCTGGTGCCCCGCTCCGGGGTCCTGGTGACCGAGCTGGGCGGCTACGCCCTGCGGCTGGCCGAGGGGGACGAGCTGGACGTGGACACGGTCGGCAGGCTCACCTCGGCCGCCGAGAAGTGCGCGGCGGCCGGGGACCTGATCGGCGCGCACGAGCTGTACGGGCGGGCCCTGGCGCTGTGGGACGGCGAGGCGCTGGGCGGACTCCCCGGCCCCGAGGCGGAGATCCAGCGGGCGCGGCTGGAGGAGCAGCGGCTGTCGCTGATCGAGCAGCGGCTCGACGTCGGCCTCCAGGCCGGGCTGCACGCGGAGTCCGTCTCCGAGCTGACCGCGCTGACCACCACGTATCCCATGCGGGAGCGGCTGCGCGAGCTGTTGATGCTGGCGCTGTACCGCAGCGGCCGGCAGGCGGAGGCGCTGGCCGTGTACAACGACGCGCGCCGGCTGCTGATCGACGAGCTGGGCGTCGAACCCCGCGCCGAGCTCGCCGATTTGCAGCAGCGCATTCTCAACCGCGACGAGTCGCTGACCCTCGTCGCGGCGCCCTCGTCCGCCCCGGTGGCCACGGTCCGTCCCGCCCAGCTCCCGGCGGCCGTTCCGGACTTCACGGGACGAGCCGCGTTCGTCGACGAGCTGGGCGCCCAGCTGGCGACGGCCGGCGGACGGGTGATGGCCGTCTCGGCGGTGGCCGGGATCGGCGGCGTCGGCAAGACGACGCTGGCCGTGCAGGTCGCCCACGCCGCCCGCGACCACTTCCCCGACGGCCAGCTCTACGTCGACCTCCAGGGCGCGGGCGCGGGTCCGGCCGACCCGGAGGCGGTGCTCGGCGCGTTCCTGCGGGCCCTGGGCGCCCAGGACGCGGCCATTCCGGATGGCGTGGCCGAACGCGCCGCGCTCTACCGTTCACTTCTCGACGGCAAGCGGGTGCTGACGCTGCTGGACAACGCGCGCGACGCGGCCCAGGTGCGGCATCTGCTGCCGGGGACCCCGGGCTGCGCCACGCTGATCACCAGCCGGGTGCGGATGGTGGACCTGGCCGGGGCGCATCTGGTGGACCTGGACGTGATGAGCCCGGAGGAGGCGCTGACCCTCTTCACCCGGATCGTCGGCACCGAGCGCGTCACCACCGAGCGCAAGGCCGCCATGGACGTGGTCGCCGCCTGCGGCTTCCTGCCGCTGGCCATTCGCATCGCCGCCAGCCGCCTGGCCGCGCGCCGTACCTGGACGGTGTCCGTCCTGGCCCGCAAGCTGTCCGACGAGCGCCGCCGCCTGGACGAGCTCCAGGCCGGCGACCAGGCCGTGAAGGCCACCTTCGAGCTCGGCTACGGCCAGCTGGAGCGCGAGCAGGCCCGCGCCTTCCGCCTGCTGGGACTGGCCGACGGCCCCGACATCTCGCTGGCCGCCGCCGCGGCCGTCCTCGACCGCGACGAGGAGGCCGCCGAGGCCATCCTCGAAGGTCTGGTCGACACCTCGCTGCTGGAGTCGGCGGCGCCCGGCCGCTACCGCTTCCACGACCTGGTGCGCCTCTTCGCGCGGGCGTGCGCCGAGCGCGACGAGCAGCCCCCGGCCGAACGGGACGCCGCCCTCGCCCGGCTGCTCGACTTCTACCTCGCGACCACGGCCAGAGTCCGCGGTCTGGAGCGGCCCGGTGACCGGCTGGTCGCCCACCTCGCGCCCACCAAGTACCCCGGGCTCGCCTTCGGCAGCGAGGAGGACGGGCTGGAGTGGGTCTTCTCCGAGGGCGAATGCCTGCTGACCTGCGTCCGGCAGTCGGCCGCCGCCGGACCGGGCGCGCTGCGCCGGGCCGTCGACATCCTGCTCGCCACCCAGGACCTCGCCGAATCCGGCGCCTTCTCCCGGCAGTACAAGCGGGCCACCCAGGTGGTGCTGGACACGGCCGAGGCCACCGGCGCGACCCTGGTCGAGGGACGGGCCCGGATGCTGCTGTCGCACGTGCACAGCGTCGGCGGCCGGTTCGAGGAGTCGGACGCCGAGGCGGTCCGCGCGATCCTGCTGGCGCGGGCGGCGGAGGACCCCATGCCCTACGGGTACACGGTCAACGACCGGGGCATCCTCGCGCTCTACCAGGAGCGGTACGACGACGCCGAGGCGTACTTCACCCGGGCCCTCGAATCCTTCCGCGAGGACGGCAACCGCTCCTGCGAGGCCACCGCGCTGAGCAACATCTCCCGGGTCCACCTCGCCACCGGACGCATCGAGTCCGCCGTCTCGCTGGCCCAGCAGGCACCCCCCATCTTCGTGGAGCTCGGCGCCACCCTGCGCCTGGCCAACGCCAACTACGCGCTGGGCATGGCCCTCGCCCAGGCCGGCCAGGCCGACGACGCGCTCGCCCGCCTCCGCCAGGCGCTCACCACCTTCCGCGACAAGCGGCAGCGCCTGTGGGAGGGCATGACGCTCTTCCGGCTCGCCGAGGCCCACCTCGCCCTCGCCGACCCGGCACAGGCGGCGCCCTTCGCCGAGCAGGCCCTCGCGACGCTCCGCGACATCGGCGGCGGCTGGCGGCGCGCCCAGGTGCTCACCGTGCTGGGCCGCGCGCTCAGTGGCATCGGCCAGGCCGGACGGGCCCGCGCCTGCTGGGAACAGGCACTCGCGGTCTTCGAGAAGCTCGGCAGCAAGGATTCCGTGGAAGTCCGCAACCTTCTGGCGTCCCTCACCGTCTGA